The sequence CCGTGCGAGGCGCCGTTGCGCGTCACCATCAGCGGCAGCTCAAGCTGGCGGCAGCGCTGCTCGGTCAGCGTCAGGCAGATCAGGCCGCGCGCATGCTTGGCCATGAAGTTGATCGCCTCGGGCGTGACGTGCTCGGCCGCCATCACGAGGTCACCCTCGTTCTCGCGGTCCTCGTCGTCCATCAGGACGATCATGCGGCCGGCGGCGAGCTCGGCGATCAGTTCGGGGACGGGGGAAATGGTCATGTTCAGAATCCGGTGATCAGGCAGTCGAGCGCCGCCAGCAGAGCGGCGCGTTCGGCCGGCACCTGGCCGGCCTTGTTCTTGAGCCGGCGGCGGGGCACGCCGGCGAGTTCGGGGGTAAGCAGCACGTAGCGACCGCCTTCGAAATCGAGCAGCGGCTGCAGCCGTTCGATGGCCGGGCGGCCGTAGTGCATAGCCTCGGTCAGCGGCGCCACCAGCACGGTGTCGAGCCCGTCATGCAGGTCGTGCTGCAATTCGACCAAATAGGGAATCCGCTCAGCGCTGGCCGGGTCCGGATTGTGCCAGACGTCGAACTGCGCCATCACCAGCTCCGCCAGCCGTCGCTGAACACGCCGTGTTCCTCGACGTAGCGGTTGTAGCCCTCGATCGCCTCGCGGTTGGCTTCCTTCCAGCGGCGCGCCTTCTCCTCGCGCACCAGCACGGCGAGATGGGCCTCGAAGGCCTGCGACAGGTTGATGCCGAGCGCCTTGGCCTCGGCCAGCAGCGCGGCGTTGATCGACAGGTTGGCGGCCTTCTTGGCTTCGGCGGCGTATTCGGCGGGCTGTTCGGCGACTCGATTCATGGCAGGCTCCCGGCGCAGGAATGATGCGCATATAGTATGCGCATCGATGCAAGCGCTCAACCTTTGCGCTGCTTGAGCGTGGCGAAAGCGTCGCCGGCCGGCAGCATGCGCTCCAGGTAGCGCGCGATCAGGTCGATCTCGAGGTTCACCTTGTCGCCGACCTTGAGGTTCTTGAGCGTGGTGACCTCGACCGTGTGCGGGATCAGGTTGACCGAGAAGATGCAGCGGTCCTGCACGTCCTTGACCTGGTTGGTGGTCAGCGACACGCCGTCGATGACGATCGAGCCCTTGATGGCGACGTACTTGGCCAGGCTCTTCTCGGCCTGCACCACCAGTTGCCAGCTCTCGCCGACCTGCTGGAACTTCATCACTTCGCCGAGGCCGTCGACGTGGCCCGACACCAGGTGGCCGCCGACGCGGTCGCCGAAGCGCATCGCCTTCTCGAGGTTCACCTCGCGGCCCGGGTCGTCGAGGCCGACGGTGCAGCGCAGCGATTCGGCCGAGATGTCGAACTTGAAGCTGC is a genomic window of Chitinimonas koreensis containing:
- a CDS encoding CcdB family protein, producing the protein MAQFDVWHNPDPASAERIPYLVELQHDLHDGLDTVLVAPLTEAMHYGRPAIERLQPLLDFEGGRYVLLTPELAGVPRRRLKNKAGQVPAERAALLAALDCLITGF
- a CDS encoding type II toxin-antitoxin system CcdA family antitoxin — protein: MNRVAEQPAEYAAEAKKAANLSINAALLAEAKALGINLSQAFEAHLAVLVREEKARRWKEANREAIEGYNRYVEEHGVFSDGWRSW
- a CDS encoding riboflavin synthase; this translates as MFTGIVEATGKIATVQPLEGEGLRVMVVSEHFPLADVAIGDSIAVSGACMTVVAKTERSFKFDISAESLRCTVGLDDPGREVNLEKAMRFGDRVGGHLVSGHVDGLGEVMKFQQVGESWQLVVQAEKSLAKYVAIKGSIVIDGVSLTTNQVKDVQDRCIFSVNLIPHTVEVTTLKNLKVGDKVNLEIDLIARYLERMLPAGDAFATLKQRKG